The window cttagtcgtgagcaactgtttataatttataaagagctgataacatgatcttctgtgtgtgacaccacacaccatgttatctactttataaattaattgaacaactatattcaacaaataaatatagacatttgactaatgtgattcttttatttcaaaaataaatgtttacaaaagctaggcttttagtatacactctaacagtagcttgggtggattctcatctcggtagatcatcgcccacacgacgtccgagataagaagaggaatacgatagaagatcaagaggttgttgcttacaaagaaaggtataactagtaattctattccgcatcatactagttttctttgtatatattttgaaataccaaacacaagaggaatatgattctaggtttcgaatttgttattcgagtttgtgttttttatttttcaaatttgtgattcaattattccttttggttaaacctagggttatataaggaaattaaatattaaatttcgttaagaggttttgtcgaggcagtggtggatgttcccatacccaagaaggtcaagtgtctcgcTATGTTTGACCTGAGaatcgatttctgaaattaatatttaattgaatttgtaacataggtggatttagatcaataatgttaagcatcgtttgagatccaagtctaaacctaaaagaacagataagttaaacttgaaatcaataatgttaagttccatttacgatccaagtttaatttctaaagaacacaatagattgttaggaaaggtttgacacttgtacaaattttttgtacagtggaatcggtacgatcttccaAGTAGTAACCAACACTCAATTGATTGATGACTACTCGCAGTAGCCGATGGTTGCTTGCTGCGGTTGATATGTGAGATCTAGAAGGTAAGCAGTTGGTGTGAACCAGCGAGCAAAATGGGCGATGGCGATTGGCTGATGGCTAGAACAAAGGAACAACGGTGACAACTGGTTTAGGGGAAGGTCTGATGGCAATGATCCATGCAACTGAGGGCGGATCGACGAGGGGAGGGCATTAGAGATGGGACTCATGGAATCTAGCATCTGACCACGATGGTCGACTACGCTTGTGCTCGCAGCGATCCGAAAATGGGGCGGCTGCAAGCTAGGGCATGGGCTAATAGGGAAGTTGTCTGTTGAGGCCCGCGAGCAGAACAATTGGTGGTGTCTTCGGGTCGGCCTCACTCAGCAAGTGCGGTGGCGATAGGTGGAGTAGCTAGGTCTCGAGAGGGAGGGGGACAAATGGCGGTGTTGGTGATGGGTTTGGGGAAAAGGAAATTGGGAATGAGGTGGATAAGAGATTAGGTTTTGATTGATTCAACTATAGGTTAATCAAATTAATCAGCTCCTAATTAAGTGATAATCCAAACAAATTTTTCCTAAGCCTAATATATCTATTCCTTTAAAATGTGCTATCTTAACTtagattaaattataaaaaatttctaaaaatctctaaaaattcttaCAAGTATTTTCTTAATTAACGTGATTATTTAAATATGATTTAATTATTGAATCTAACACGTCCAATTTTCCACCTAATGTCCGTAAcctctaggactttcacctactgtCTTTGACTAGTAGGATTTTCTACCCGATATcctcgacctgctaagacttttgCCCAATCTCTCAGATcaagacttccttgcctagcagCAACTAGGGCTTTCCACCTGTATAGTAATTACTAGGACTTTGACCTTGCCTAACTCACATAGGATTTCCTTGCACGCTCAGTCAGATTCATTAGAACTACaataacccttaactttgaattttttgtcattattaaaacttgggtttgatcatcTGGTACTTCCTACACCAACAAATACTCCTTGAACAAGTAGGTGTGATTGGAGTTCTTGAAGGTGAAGTTATTCATGAGGACAAACTCATGTTTCACCATTGTTAAAGGAGTAGAGGTGAAATCATGGCTGAAAGTTGAAATCAGATGGAAGTAGAGATAGATCTAATCGAGGCCTCTTGTTGGATGTCAAAATTGTAGGATGTCGGATGGGTGATGACATGAAGAGATTGTAAATTAGGGGAGGAAGTGAGAAtgggaggaggaagagatggagaaaacaccaTCGGTAGAGGTTCTTAAAGTGAAGGAGGATTCTTGTGAATCAGGAAGAAAATCCTAGCTTGAGAATGGTACATTCCGAGAAGATCGACAAGCAAGGAGATAGTTGTCAACTGGAGTGAAGGAAGCATCAAGCATAAGGTAGAGATTTCAAGGTATGGAAAGAACAAACAAGCACGGTTGCCCATGGGGCTAGCTCCCCTACTACTCAAGACGAGTGCAAGGTGACAACCACCCATGCTACCTTATGTCGGATTGAGGCACgcgagagagggggtgaatcatgtgtattaaaaacttatcttttaaaaattaaaaacaaagtaCAATGAAattaaaagtaagaagaaaaacCTAACACAAGgtgttacttggttcggagcctttgccaactcctactccaagacacaCGATCCCTCAGACCATATCAACAAAAAATCCACTATCAACCTCTTCTATGACTGCTAGAAGAGAGAATCGAATACAAGATATCAAAAAAGGAAAGTGTAATAGCTTACACTCCCtttttacaaataataaagaGATGTAGTAATTAACTTCGTTACCAACTCATACAAAGAGGATTTAGAAGCGACCAGGAGTTGGTGTCAATTTGCCGACAACAGTTGGAAGTTGCGAAGTAGTAGCACAGCAGTAGTCAAACGTGTTCGCAATAGCAGAAAGGTCTTTGCAACTCATAGAGAAGATGTGTCTTGATAGCTGCTCGAATAGCGCTTATATGGACTATTGAAGGTACCTCCAGtttcatctgaggcgcctccaacaacaaCTTTTATCCCCTTATCTTTAAAATCGATAAAACTCACAACTTACGGATTTTATCCTCTAGAGGGAGCTTTCAAAGCTTTCTGAGGTGCCTCCAGTGCTAAgtttcaaggtgcctccaaccgcaTGGGAGGCGCTTCCGCGCCCTTCCACGCAAGGACTTTGACAAAGCATCCAAGACGCCTCCACTCAAATAGGAGGCGCCTTGGGTGAATAGTGATTTGAGGCTAGGATCATTGTTCATCCAAGGCTTGAGGTGTTTTTCACCCTTGCAAAATgcgttagtccaaataacaaattataccatgcaaaacaaagttagcacaataataaaataacattattaattagatcctatcttttCGAGACCCGAATCTAGTTATGGTGTCAGTTTAGATATCCAAAATTGACTTAAACTGGATCAACTCCTAAAGTCTCTAATTGGGACTCGCCTTACTAGAACacactcctctagtgacttaccttacttaccatacaGAATtgtttgacttgcctttgacctacCAAGTATTCTCGCCAGTTGTCATGTCCGCAGATTCAACTGGATTTCGGCCAACTATCAGGTTCCGCAAATCTAGTTGGATTTTCCGCTGGATATCAGGTTATTtcttgatctatctggacttcCACACCAGCTATTAGGTCCAacaaacctagctggatttcagtctAATGTCAGGTTCTCCAGACCTGTTAAATCTTGCATACTTGGTAACAAGATTATATCACATCACACCTAATTTTAATCCATTaatcattcattaaaacttaaatttgacCATTCATATTAATTGTACTAATATATTCATTCCTTATGTTTCATTCATCCTTTCTTCACCTCTAAGGATTCTTTTCCCATCCTCTTTTTTCTTTATCCTTTTTTTTTCCAtgtcttaaaaatttatttcagtcCTTACTTTCTATCCTTTCATCATCTACACTTCTGAGTAAATAGAACATTAAAGTGCATCtatatatttttaacatttatttttttaaaaaaaaaagactatGTAACCATGTCAaccaaaattattatattatatttttgagTATTAGTCACTTTAAAATTATCCTTTCTTTTCCCTGTCTTAGGGATTTAGTAGCACAGTTAGATTCCAATTACCTCTTAAGTTCATTTATGTATTATTCAAATTCGAGGTAAATATTTACTTCATCTTTaactattattttaaatattagtaATCATCCATAATTTATTTCCTTTGTATTAATCTTGATATGAATTGACGAAGACACTAGAAATAAATATAATCATCTTTTACCATCAtatattcaaattcaaattttgaacaacCACAACGACTacataatcattttaaaattatttctatcACATGAAAAGTATAGTTAAAGTTTAATGGTCTTGGATTTAAATTTGGAGATAAACTGGTCGTGCattagttttaataaaattaatatacgactaattttgattatttttatttttaaaatttatttttaataatttaaatttataattcatataatagttttgaccaaaattattatataaaataaatttaattaaacttaatcaataATAAATGAGTTTGAACACAACTAAGTTTAAAATGGCTCATGCTACATGTGGTGTGGCTAATAAATAactgattttgtttttttaaaaataaattaagttaattcTCAATCAGGCCGTTCGGGCTGATGTTACAAACCCAAGGCCGAAGGACAATGATGGGCCGACCTAGCCTGACTCCCAAAGCCCAACTAGGATTCGGAATGCCGGCTCGGCACTATATGAGATCTCTCGTTCACAAGCCCTAACTCGTTTGCTTCGACGCGCGAGATCGGAACGAGCTCGGCGGCAGGGTAGCGAGGAGTAAGCAGAATTGTTTTCCTCTTTCTTTGGCTTACGATCACTTCGCTGAAGCTATTCAACTCTGATATCTCGTGTTAGGTTGTTAGTCCGTTTGGGATCGATGGCGGCAACGTATGGAGCAGTGAAACCGGCTAAGATTGGGCTGGAAGAGTCTCAGGAGGAGTTGCACCGCATTCGGATCACCCTCTCCTCCAAGAACGTCAAGAATCTAGAGAAGGGTGAGGTTTTGTGGTTCCGTTCGCGTTGATTCGCACAGTTCTTGGCTTTTGACTCCGGTTTTTTTATCGCGTTTTGGTTGGTCAGTGTGTGCGGATCTGGTTAGAGGAGCGAGAGACAAGCAGCTGAATGTGAAGGGGCCTGTGAGAATGCCCACCAAGGTCCTCAACATTACTACACGTAAATCTCCGTGTGGTGAAGGTATTCCAATCTCTCTCTTTCAAAGTTTTTAGATATTTACCACGTTTTCTAAGtcatttctagtttatttttcatcACCCTGATACTTCCATCATAGTTTCTGCATATAGAATAACAATGTGGAGCACCAAATTATAATTTGGTCTAGTTACTTATCCATCATTATAACATCAATATCATGCTAACGTCTATCACACTTCTCAAGTCTCCTTTTCAGACAATTGGCCATGTTTATAAAGACTGCTTGCACAaacatatttatcataaatgtattTCAATGATCTCTCTATCCACTGTCAGCCTATCTTTCATTTGATTAAACATTAGA is drawn from Zingiber officinale cultivar Zhangliang chromosome 1B, Zo_v1.1, whole genome shotgun sequence and contains these coding sequences:
- the LOC122056467 gene encoding 40S ribosomal protein S20-1-like, which codes for MAATYGAVKPAKIGLEESQEELHRIRITLSSKNVKNLEKVCADLVRGARDKQLNVKGPVRMPTKVLNITTRKSPCGEGTNTWDRFELRVHKRVIDLRSSPEVVKQITSITIEPGVEVEVTISE